The Impatiens glandulifera chromosome 8, dImpGla2.1, whole genome shotgun sequence genome includes a window with the following:
- the LOC124912534 gene encoding uncharacterized protein LOC124912534 isoform X2, with translation MDSEFGDFSWLTNMQHKFESLLPDVDDVLSDERLKYVEDQFQTVGSNIQTQLYAISTNFTQFCSELAHDVLSPSSSILNEACRENEDIIPGKGNSAHLSSFLNKNEKILLPDRIELVDKVIDQNVKHAAAGKDLCLKSSLAEKCKDCRDKEEATVSVYGAADELSIQDDVLKSRTDSYMENIGLAKEVTVWDNYFTSDWGKFPISSSVMFICFCFCFYIRFGLFEMMFIMVKQDYLVLLCNSLYKLELKTECLFEINSFHLITYI, from the exons ATGGATTCTGAATTTGGGGATTTTAGTTGGTTAACAAATATGCAACACAAGTTTGAATCTTTGTTACCAGATGTTGATGATGTATTGAGCGAT GAGAGATTGAAATATGTTGAAGATCAGTTTCAGACAGTTGGTTCCAATATTCAAACTCAATTATATGCCATTAGTACCAACTTTACTCAATTTTGTTCTGAATTAGCTCATGATGTTCTTTCGCCCTCTTCGTCGATTTTGAATGAGGCTTGTCGTGAAAACGAAGATATAATCCCAGGGAAAGGAAATTCGGCCCATCTATCGTCgttcttaaataaaaatgagaagattTTGTTGCCTGACAGGATTGAATTGGTTGATAAAGTGATTGATCAGAATGTAAAACACGCAGCAGCTGGGAAGGATTTGTGTTTGAAATCGTCGTTAGCTGAAAAGTGCAAGGATTGTCGA GATAAGGAAGAAGCCACTGTTTCTGTATATGGTGCAGCTGATGAACTTTCTATACAAGATGATGTATTGAAATCTAGAA CAGACAGTTACATGGAGAACATCGGGCTCGCAAAGGAAGTTACTGTATGGGACAACTATTTTACATCTGATTGGGGTAAATTTCCTATTTCTTCTTCTGttatgtttatttgtttttgtttttgtttttacatCAGATTTGGCTTATTTGAGATGATGTTTATAATGGTAAAACAAGACTATTTGGTTCTTCTATGCAATTCTCTGTACAAACTTGAGTTGAAAACAGagtgtttatttgaaataaattcatTTCATTTGATAACTTATATCTAA
- the LOC124912924 gene encoding phospholipase A1-IIgamma-like, translating into MNQYWKEMSGEKNWKGMLEPLDEDLRSYIIHYGEMAQATYDSYDSDDNSRTGGNCKYAVDELFSRVGLHKGRAKKKYTVTKYIYASACSWPFEKDTNWMGYVAVSTDEGKSDHGRRDIVVSWRGSNDALEWMDDLEFWLKPAPLIFEEELEVHSGFYSIYTLCNYKSNFCKKCAREQVLDEVKRLMNKYENEEISLTITGHSLGAALTTLSAVDIAKNISNRPNTLVTAFAFASPRVGDSSFSRRPPKPKNPKN; encoded by the coding sequence ATGAATCAATATTGGAAGGAGATGAGTggagagaagaactggaagggCATGTTAGAGCCGTTGGACGAAGATCTCAGAAGTTACATAATCCACTACGGAGAAATGGCACAAGCAACTTACGATTCCTACGATTCTGATGACAATTCACGAACCGGAGGAAACTGTAAGTACGCCGTGGATGAGCTCTTTTCTCGGGTGGGTCTTCACAAAGGTCGGGCCAAGAAGAAGTACACAGTAACCAAATACATCTATGCCTCCGCATGTTCTTGGCCATTCGAAAAGGACACGAACTGGATGGGTTATGTTGCAGTTTCAACAGATGAAGGAAAATCCGACCATGGAAGAAGGGATATTGTTGTTTCTTGGAGAGGATCAAATGATGCCTTGGAATGGATGGATGACCTAGAATTCTGGCTCAAACCCGCACCATTAATATTCGAAGAAGAACTTGAGGTTCATTCCGGGTTTTACTCCATATATACACTGTGTAATTACAAATCCAACTTCTGCAAGAAGTGTGCAAGGGAACAGGTTCTAGACGAGGTCAAAAGACTAATGAACAAGTACGAGAATGAAGAAATAAGTTTGACCATTACCGGCCACAGTCTAGGAGCAGCGTTAACAACTTTAAGCGCAGTCGATATTGCCAAAAACATCTCCAACCGACCAAACACGCTCGTAACCGCCTTTGCTTTCGCAAGTCCCCGTGTTGGAGACTCATCATTTAGCCGCCGCCCTCCCAAACCTAAGAATCCTAAGAATTGA
- the LOC124912918 gene encoding phospholipase A1-II 1-like, translating to MDELFSRVSLHKGRAKKKYIVTKYIYASASFIVTATTLPNLRILQIEIRPDLVPDLPSCFVGFTDAGQELLFDTNKSCHMKYQLLQSYNLDIYLHEIAGAQGLRNKFKEVVERDITLLNKYGDNLKNAFCVPENWWNDRNRAGMVQLADGS from the exons ATGGACGAGCTCTTCTCTCGAGTTAGTCTTCACAAAGGCCGAGCCAAGAAGAAGTACATAGTAACAAAGTATATCTACGCCTCCGCAT CCTTCATAGTCACTGCCACAACCCTCCCCAATCTTCGAATCCTACAAATTGAGATTCGCCCCGACCTTGTCCCCGATCTACCTTCCTGTTTTGTGGGGTTTACGGATGCTGGCCAAGAACTACTATTTGACACTAACAAATCATGTCACATGAAATATCAACTTTTACAATCCTATAATcttgatatttatttacatgAAATTGCGGGAGCACAAGGGTTGAGGAACAAGTTCAAGGAAGTGGTCGAGAGGGATATTACGTTGCTTAATAAGTATGGTGACAATTTGAAGAACGCGTTTTGCGTGCCCGAAAATTGGTGGAATGATCGGAATAGAGCGGGCATGGTTCAACTAGCGGATGGGTCGTGA
- the LOC124912534 gene encoding uncharacterized protein LOC124912534 isoform X3 has translation MDSEFGDFSWLTNMQHKFESLLPDVDDVLSDERLKYVEDQFQTVGSNIQTQLYAISTNFTQFCSELAHDVLSPSSSILNEACRENEDIIPGKGNSAHLSSFLNKNEKILLPDRIELVDKVIDQNVKHAAAGKDLCLKSSLAEKCKDCRDKEEATVSVYGAADELSIQDDVLKSRNSYMENIGLAKEVTVWDNYFTSDWGKFPISSSVMFICFCFCFYIRFGLFEMMFIMVKQDYLVLLCNSLYKLELKTECLFEINSFHLITYI, from the exons ATGGATTCTGAATTTGGGGATTTTAGTTGGTTAACAAATATGCAACACAAGTTTGAATCTTTGTTACCAGATGTTGATGATGTATTGAGCGAT GAGAGATTGAAATATGTTGAAGATCAGTTTCAGACAGTTGGTTCCAATATTCAAACTCAATTATATGCCATTAGTACCAACTTTACTCAATTTTGTTCTGAATTAGCTCATGATGTTCTTTCGCCCTCTTCGTCGATTTTGAATGAGGCTTGTCGTGAAAACGAAGATATAATCCCAGGGAAAGGAAATTCGGCCCATCTATCGTCgttcttaaataaaaatgagaagattTTGTTGCCTGACAGGATTGAATTGGTTGATAAAGTGATTGATCAGAATGTAAAACACGCAGCAGCTGGGAAGGATTTGTGTTTGAAATCGTCGTTAGCTGAAAAGTGCAAGGATTGTCGA GATAAGGAAGAAGCCACTGTTTCTGTATATGGTGCAGCTGATGAACTTTCTATACAAGATGATGTATTGAAATCTAGAA ACAGTTACATGGAGAACATCGGGCTCGCAAAGGAAGTTACTGTATGGGACAACTATTTTACATCTGATTGGGGTAAATTTCCTATTTCTTCTTCTGttatgtttatttgtttttgtttttgtttttacatCAGATTTGGCTTATTTGAGATGATGTTTATAATGGTAAAACAAGACTATTTGGTTCTTCTATGCAATTCTCTGTACAAACTTGAGTTGAAAACAGagtgtttatttgaaataaattcatTTCATTTGATAACTTATATCTAA
- the LOC124912920 gene encoding phospholipase A1-II 1-like, translated as MKLLTILMKPSWREMSGENNWKGMLRPLNDDLRQHIIHYGEMAQATYDSYDSDDNSRTGGNCKHAMDELFSRVGLHKGRAKKKYIVTKYIYASACSWPFEKDTNWMGYVAVSTDEAAKSSDHERRDIVVSWRGSHDALEWMDDLEFWLKPAPLIFDKNIDHDEKPEVHSGFYSIYTLCNNKSNFCKRSAREQVLDEITRLMNKYEDEEISVTVTGHSLGAALTTLSAVDIAQNISNRPNTLVTAFAFASPRVGNSTFAATATALPNLRILRIENRPDLVPDLPPCFVGFTDVGQELLFDTSKSCHMKYNLLQTHNLEVYLHGIEGTQGLRNKFKEVVERDITLLNKYGDNLKDLFGVPENWWEDRNRVCMVQLADGSWKVHCENISLSEVKFGLVWRPFNLKSGPTARQNVWALRTKLSPVLTDRRNLEKSSSAKILNPYRKRGIAFIAKAFFAMELRHC; from the exons ATGAAACTTCTTACAATATTGATGAAGCCATCTTGGAGGGAAATGAGTGGAGAGAATAACTGGAAGGGTATGTTGCGGCCGTTGAATGATGATCTCCGACAACACATAATCCACTACGGTGAGATGGCACAAGCAACTTATGATTCCTACGATTCTGATGACAATTCAAGAACAGGAGGAAACTGCAAGCACGCCATGGACGAGCTCTTCTCTCGAGTTGGCCTTCACAAAGGCCGAGCCAAGAAGAAGTACATAGTAACAAAGTACATCTACGCCTCCGCATGTTCTTGGCCATTCGAAAAGGACACAAACTGGATGGGTTATGTCGCGGTCTCCACAGATGAAGCAGCCAAATCATCCGACCATGAAAGAAGGGACATCGTCGTTTCATGGAGAGGATCGCACGATGCCTTGGAATGGATGGACGATTTAGAGTTTTGGCTCAAACCCGCACCCTTAATTTTTGACAAGAATATTGATCATGATGAAAAACCCGAGGTTCATTCTGGGTTTTACTCTATATATACATTATGTAATAACAAATCCAACTTTTGCAAGAGGAGTGCAAGGGAACAAGTTCTAGACGAGATCACAAGACTAATGAACAAGTACGAGGACGAAGAAATTAGTGTGACCGTTACAGGACACAGTCTAGGAGCAGCATTAACAACCTTAAGTGCAGTCGATATTGCCCAAAACATCTCCAACCGACCAAACACACTCGTAACCGCCTTTGCTTTCGCAAGTCCACGTGTCGGAAACTCAACCTTCGCAGCCACTGCCACCGCCCTCCCCAATCTTCGAATCCTACGAATTGAGAATCGCCCCGACCTTGTCCCCGATCTACCTCCTTGTTTCGTGGGGTTCACGGATGTTGGGCAAGAACTACTATTTGACACTAGTAAATCGTGTCACATGAAATACAACCTTTTACAAACCCATAATCTTGAGGTTTATTTGCATGGAATTGAGGGAACACAAGGGTTGAGGAACAAGTTCAAGGAAGTGGTCGAGAGGGATATCACGTTGCTTAATAAGTACGGTGACAATTTGAAGGACCTATTTGGCGTGCCCGAAAATTGGTGGGAAGATCGGAATAGAGTATGCATGGTTCAACTAGCGGATGGGTCGTGGAAG GTCCACTGTGAGAATATTAGTTTATCAGAAGTTaagtttggtttggtttg GCGCCCATTCAATTTGAAGAGCGGTCCAACGGCGAGACAGAATGTGTGGGCACTTCGAACCAAGCTAAGCCCAGTTCTCACCGATAGGCGAAACTTAGAGAAAAGTTCGTCTGCTAAGATACTAAATCCTTACCGAAAAAGGGGAATTGCGTTCATAGCGAAAGCATTTTTTGCCATGGAACTCCGACATTGCTAA
- the LOC124912919 gene encoding uncharacterized protein LOC124912919 gives MISIHKFHILLNQLTYLTSSFGLFNNEILEECSFNADGEATENRIIFNYDDDLNLTSELNLSGSCVLLEKDEPVVVRHRIAKHRTFKEKSRRDKPKDATMFAVRKSGVRSPSTDSDWEII, from the exons ATGATTTCGATTCA TAaa ttccatattttattaaatcaactTACATATTTGACATcttcatttggtttattcaacAATGAAATTCTAGAAGAATGTTCTTTCAATGCGGATGGAGAAGCAACTGAGAATCGTATTATTTTCAACTATGACGACGATTTAAACTTAACGAGTGAATTGAACCTCAGTGGGAGTTGTGTCTTGTTGGAGAAAGATGAGCCAGTTGTTGTTCGTCATCGAATTGCTAAACACCGAACTTTTAAG GAAAAATCTCGCAGAGACAAACCTAAGGATGCGACGATGTTCGCAGTTAGGAAGAGCGGGGTTAGGAGTCCGTCGACGGATTCAGACTGggaaattatttag
- the LOC124912922 gene encoding uncharacterized mitochondrial protein AtMg00810-like codes for MIGLVIYVDDLLITGNDYEEIKKIKHMIDTKFPIKDLGNAKFFLGLEIVQNDLGIYVNQRKYILDLLHDSGLMGCKPTNTPMIKGIKFEDENQDILCDPSKYRRVIGRLLYLNYTRPDIAYVVQQLSQFMQKPLLCHWNAALYLVKYLKGTTSLGLFYPYENDSSIIAYSDSDWGSCVETRKSITGYCICFGKSVISWKAKKQATISRSSAESEYRSLAATVCELQWISYILNDLNFKLQLPISLYCDNKAAIHISENPVFHERTKHIDIDCHVVRNQYLAGFIQLFHVQTKKQVADIFTKALDFAQFQELRSHLFLQDIHLKGGVLR; via the coding sequence ATGATTGGTCTagtaatatatgttgatgacttgTTAATAACAGGGAATGACTATGAAGAGATCAAAAAGATCAAACATATGATTGATACTAAATTTCCTATCAAAGATCTTGGAAATGCGAAGTTTTTTTTGGGTCTTGAAATTGTACAAAATGATCTTGGTATTTATGTAAACCAAAGGAAATATATTCTAGATTTATTACATGATTCGGGTCTAATGGGTTGTAAACCCACAAACACGCCAATGATTAAAGGCATAAAGTTTGAAGATGAAAATCAAGATATATTATGTGATCCTTCTAAGTATAGAAGGGTAATTGGGAGACTTCTATATTTAAACTATACTAGACCAGATATTGCATATGTTGTTCAACAATTATCTCAATTCATGCAAAAACCTCTCTTATGTCATTGGAATGCAGCTTTGTACTTAGTTAAATATCTAAAAGGTACAACATCATTGGGTCTTTTTTATCCATATGAAAATGATTCTTCCATAATTGCATATTCTGATTCTGATTGGGGTTCTTGTGTTGAAACAAGAAAATCTATAACAGGTTATTGTATATGTTTTGGTAAATCAGTCATATCTTGGAAAGCCAAGAAACAAGCAACTATTTCTAGATCTTCTGCAGAATCTGAATATCGTAGCCTTGCTGCTACAGTTTGTGAACTTCAATGGATTTCCTATATTCTTAATgacttgaattttaaattacagTTACCAATATctttatattgtgataataaagCTGCCATACACATATCTGAGAATCCAGTTTTTCACGAAAGAACGAAACATATTGACATAGATTGTCATGTAGTTAGAAATCAGTATTTGGCTGGCTTTATTCAACTTTTTCATGTGCAAACAAAGAAACAAGTTGCAGATATTTTCACGAAAGCattggattttgctcaatttcaagAACTTCGATCACATTTATTTCTTCAAGATATTCATCTTAAGGGAGGAGTATTGAGATAa
- the LOC124912923 gene encoding phospholipase A1-II 1-like produces MKLLTILMKPSWREMSGENNWKGMLQPLDDDLRQHIIHYGEMAQATYDSYDSDDNSRTGGNCKHAMDELFSRVGLHKGRAKKKYIVTKYIYASACSWPFEKDTNWMGYVAVSTDEAAKSSDHERRDIVVSWRGSHDALEWMDDLEFWLKPAPLIFDKNIDHVEKPEVHSGFYSIYTLCNNKSNFCKRSAREQVLDEITRLMNKYEDEEISVTVTGHSLGAALTTLSAVDIAQNISNRPNTLVTAFAFASPRVGDSAFATTAAALPNLRILRIENRPDLVPDLPPCFVGFTDAGQELLFDTSKSCHMKYNLLQTHNLEVYLHGVAGTQGLRNKFKEVVDRDITLLNKYGDNLKDAFGVPENWWEDHNRAGMVQLADGSWKVKEEKPIMVTRLMSHHIFVSLRFKSCFKNQLPCIAC; encoded by the coding sequence ATGAAACTACTTACAATATTGATGAAGCCATCTTGGAGGGAGATGAGTGGAGAGAATAACTGGAAGGGCATGCTGCAACCGTTGGATGACGATCTCCGACAGCACATAATCCACTACGGTGAGATGGCACAAGCAACTTACGACTCCTACGATTCTGATGACAACTCAAGAACCGGGGGAAACTGCAAGCACGCCATGGACGAGCTCTTCTCTCGAGTGGGCCTTCACAAAGGCCGAGCGAAAAAGAAATACATAGTAACAAAGTACATCTATGCCTCCGCATGTTCTTGGCCATTCGAAAAGGACACAAACTGGATGGGTTATGTCGCGGTCTCCACAGATGAAGCAGCCAAATCATCCGACCATGAAAGAAGGGATATCGTTGTTTCTTGGAGAGGATCGCACGATGCCTTGGAATGGATGGATGATTTAGAGTTTTGGCTCAAACCCGCACCCTTAATATTTGACAAGAATATTGATCATGTTGAAAAACCCGAGGTTCATTCAGGGTTTTACTCTATATATACATTGTGTAATAACAAATCCAACTTTTGCAAGAGGAGTGCAAGGGAACAAGTTCTAGACGAGATCACAAGACTAATGAACAAGTACGAGGACGAAGAAATCAGTGTGACCGTTACCGGACACAGTTTGGGAGCAGCATTAACAACCTTAAGCGCAGTCGATATTGCACAAAACATCTCCAACCGACCAAACACACTCGTAACCGCCTTTGCTTTCGCAAGTCCACGTGTCGGAGACTCAGCCTTCGCAACCACTGCTGCCGCCCTCCCCAATCTTCGAATCCTGCGAATTGAGAATCGCCCCGACCTTGTCCCCGATCTACCTCCTTGTTTCGTGGGGTTCACGGATGCTGGGCAAGAACTACTGTTTGACACTAGTAAATCGTGTCACATGAAATACAACCTTTTACAAACCCATAATCTTGAGGTTTATTTGCATGGAGTTGCGGGAACACAAGGGTTGAGGAACAAGTTCAAGGAAGTGGTTGACAGAGATATCACGTTGCTTAATAAGTATGGTGACAATTTGAAGGATGCATTTGGCGTGCCCGAAAATTGGTGGGAAGATCATAATAGAGCGGGTATGGTTCAACTAGCGGATGGGTCGTGGAAGGTGAAGGAGGAGAAACCAATAATGGTTACGAGGCTAATGAGCCatcatatttttgtttcattaagATTTAAATCTTGTTTCAAAAATCAGCTCCCATGCATTGCTTGCTAA
- the LOC124912526 gene encoding probable inactive dual specificity protein phosphatase-like At4g18593: MSELELDDSMMEESESKEVQVVIYRCRKCRRMVASDDLVVPHERGGGQSSFKWKKRSHNGQGEAIECNSLFVEPMKWMEAVEDGCVGDKLQCIGCKTKLGSFNWAGMQCNCGAWVTPAFQIHKSRVDIC, from the exons ATGTCAGAACTGGAACTGGATGATTCAATGATGGAAGAATCTGAATCAAAGGAGGTTCAAGTAGTAATCTATAGGTGTAGGAAATGCAGAAGAATGGTTGCTTCTGATGATCTTGTTGTCCCCCATGAGCGTGGAGGTGGTCAGAGTAGCTTTAAGTGGAAGAAGAGGAGCCACAATGGTCAGGGAGAAGCTATTGAATGTAATTCCTTATTTGTAGAGCCTATGAAGTGGATGGAAGCTG TTGAAGATGGTTGTGTGGGAGATAAACTTCAGTGCATAGGTTGCAAGACAAAGTTAGGTTCGTTCAATTGGGCGGGCATGCAATGCAATTGTGGAGCTTGGGTTACGCCTGCTTTTCAGATTCATAAAAGTCGTGTAGACATTTGTTAA
- the LOC124912534 gene encoding uncharacterized protein LOC124912534 isoform X1 translates to MDSEFGDFSWLTNMQHKFESLLPDVDDVLSDERLKYVEDQFQTVGSNIQTQLYAISTNFTQFCSELAHDVLSPSSSILNEACRENEDIIPGKGNSAHLSSFLNKNEKILLPDRIELVDKVIDQNVKHAAAGKDLCLKSSLAEKCKDCRDKEEATVSVYGAADELSIQDDVLKSRSNLLSLTDSDSYMENIGLAKEVTVWDNYFTSDWGKFPISSSVMFICFCFCFYIRFGLFEMMFIMVKQDYLVLLCNSLYKLELKTECLFEINSFHLITYI, encoded by the exons ATGGATTCTGAATTTGGGGATTTTAGTTGGTTAACAAATATGCAACACAAGTTTGAATCTTTGTTACCAGATGTTGATGATGTATTGAGCGAT GAGAGATTGAAATATGTTGAAGATCAGTTTCAGACAGTTGGTTCCAATATTCAAACTCAATTATATGCCATTAGTACCAACTTTACTCAATTTTGTTCTGAATTAGCTCATGATGTTCTTTCGCCCTCTTCGTCGATTTTGAATGAGGCTTGTCGTGAAAACGAAGATATAATCCCAGGGAAAGGAAATTCGGCCCATCTATCGTCgttcttaaataaaaatgagaagattTTGTTGCCTGACAGGATTGAATTGGTTGATAAAGTGATTGATCAGAATGTAAAACACGCAGCAGCTGGGAAGGATTTGTGTTTGAAATCGTCGTTAGCTGAAAAGTGCAAGGATTGTCGA GATAAGGAAGAAGCCACTGTTTCTGTATATGGTGCAGCTGATGAACTTTCTATACAAGATGATGTATTGAAATCTAGAAGTAATTTACTGTCCTTAACCGATT CAGACAGTTACATGGAGAACATCGGGCTCGCAAAGGAAGTTACTGTATGGGACAACTATTTTACATCTGATTGGGGTAAATTTCCTATTTCTTCTTCTGttatgtttatttgtttttgtttttgtttttacatCAGATTTGGCTTATTTGAGATGATGTTTATAATGGTAAAACAAGACTATTTGGTTCTTCTATGCAATTCTCTGTACAAACTTGAGTTGAAAACAGagtgtttatttgaaataaattcatTTCATTTGATAACTTATATCTAA